Proteins from a genomic interval of Rosa chinensis cultivar Old Blush chromosome 2, RchiOBHm-V2, whole genome shotgun sequence:
- the LOC112184627 gene encoding uncharacterized protein LOC112184627: MLPAHYILVLLALLFPLQVAKGTDHNSASVPVSGWQPIKNIRNCLVIDIAKWAVDEYYGWDHIKLVFQNVTKGDYKDVQDGILYRLFITAKEDDSFINKYPVCKAVISRRPRDRFNKLISFYKPMG; encoded by the coding sequence ATGCTGCCTGCTCACTACATCCTTGTACTCCTCGCCCTCCTCTTTCCTCTTCAAGTAGCAAAAGGAACAGACCACAACAGCGCCTCTGTTCCGGTTAGTGGTTGGCAGCCCATAAAGAACATCAGAAACTGTCTTGTGATAGATATTGCAAAGTGGGCAGTTGATGAATATTACGGTTGGGATCATATTAAGTTGGTGTTTCAAAATGTGACCAAGGGCGACTACAAAGATGTCCAAGATGGGATTCTGTATCGGCTCTTCATTACCGCTAAAGAAGATGACTCATTCATTAACAAATACCCCGTTTGTAAGGCTGTTATCTCTCGTAGGCCTCGGGATAGGTTTAACAAATTGATATCCTTTTACAAACCTATGGGATAA
- the LOC112183877 gene encoding uncharacterized protein LOC112183877, with product MGEGTGKQMVEGAYSISQYDNYAKREDSWEIVEGDDDHDRADMSDTTSTTSNRSTYSSDFVDDASSSASSSCSSSLRSGGSLYDFSDLMAQLPIKRGLSKYFQGKSQSFTFLSKVNSIEDLAKKETPYQRSKALKSCKSYGGGLGTQRSYTLIPKATISKVKKASRGPLSSASLSSRRGTSLGIINNNVPTVSVTKKV from the exons ATGGGTGAAGGTACTGGAAAACAAATGGTTGAGGGTGCATACTCGATCAGCCAATATGATAACTACGCGAAAAGGGAAGATAGTTGGGAGATCGTGGAAGGAGATGACGACCATGATCGTGCTGATATGTCCGACACCACTTCGACGACATCGAATCGATCTACATATTCATCAGACTTTGTGGATGATGCATCTTCATCGGCATCGTCCTCGTGTTCTTCTTCCTTGCGTTCTGGTGGATCTCTGTACGACTTTTCAGATCTCATGGCCCAGTTGCCCATCAA GAGAGGGCTTTCTAAGTATTTTCAAGGCAAGAGTCAGTCTTTTAcatttttatcaaaagtgaaTAGTATTGAAGATCTTGCAAAGAAAGAGACTCCGTATCAGAGATCAAAAGCACTAAAATCATGCAAGAGCTATGGTGGTGGCTTAGGTACCCAAAGATCATACACTCTAATTCCTAAGGCCACCATATCTAAAGTCAAGAAGGCCTCGAGAGGTCCCTTGTCATCTGCATCTCTTTCCAGTAGAAGAGGCACCTCTTTAGGTATTATTAACAATAATGTCCCTACAGTTTCTGTAACGAAGAAAGTTTAA